Proteins from a single region of Segatella copri:
- a CDS encoding class I SAM-dependent methyltransferase, with the protein MQKRHTDRKMYFRDLEITSKEFYISYLSDFTELTSKSRILEVGCGEGGNLVPFAQLGCKVTGIDIAECRIKEAKAYFSEISNHVTFVCSDFMQYPVPCNEEDKYDVILLHDVIEHVPTKEPFLAHLRKFMKTKGVLFVGFPAWQMPFGGHQQICRSKLCSHLPFIHLLPNPLYRLLLKTCNEKKGTMNELMSIKECRTSIELFERLIHQCGFSITDQKLWFINPHYKQKFHLTPRLLPHWVWKMKYIRNFFTTSCWYILTISHK; encoded by the coding sequence ATGCAAAAAAGACATACAGACAGAAAGATGTATTTCCGTGACTTGGAGATAACATCTAAGGAGTTTTACATCAGCTATTTGTCAGATTTTACGGAACTGACATCAAAGAGTAGAATCTTGGAGGTAGGCTGTGGTGAAGGAGGAAACTTAGTTCCCTTTGCACAGTTGGGCTGCAAAGTGACAGGTATAGATATTGCCGAATGCAGAATTAAAGAAGCCAAAGCATACTTTTCTGAAATCAGCAATCATGTCACATTTGTATGCAGTGATTTCATGCAATATCCTGTTCCATGTAATGAAGAGGATAAATATGACGTAATACTATTACATGATGTGATAGAACACGTTCCGACAAAAGAGCCATTTCTTGCACACCTAAGAAAGTTTATGAAAACAAAAGGCGTGCTGTTTGTCGGATTCCCCGCATGGCAAATGCCTTTTGGAGGACATCAACAGATTTGCAGAAGCAAACTTTGCTCACATCTGCCATTCATTCACTTGCTGCCAAACCCTTTATACCGGTTGTTGCTAAAAACATGCAATGAAAAAAAAGGAACTATGAATGAGCTTATGAGCATAAAAGAATGCCGAACAAGTATAGAGTTGTTTGAAAGACTCATACACCAATGCGGCTTCTCGATAACAGACCAAAAACTTTGGTTTATCAATCCTCATTACAAGCAGAAGTTCCACCTTACCCCACGACTCTTGCCACATTGGGTCTGGAAGATGAAGTATATCAGAAATTTCTTCACCACTTCATGCTGGTATATATTGACCATAAGCCATAAATAG
- a CDS encoding AAA family ATPase: MEQRLIGREAELKLLNEYINSDRSEFIAVYGRRRVGKTFLIRKAVEDHFAFFMTGMNGVAKGEQLVNFSIALQKYTHSTTLQTFKSWLLAFYALSQYIETLPEGKKVIFIDELPWMDTAKSGFIPALENFWNSWAVLRNDIKLIVCGSATSWMINNLIRNRGGLHNRLTHHLIVKPFTLHECEEYFKAYHFGYSRKQIAECYMVMGGIPYYLSMMDKSKSLAQNIDQLFFADNAELKDEFNDLYRALFKKSADHIAVVTALATKGMGMTRQELVKASGGKDNGAFSTVLEELEQCGFIRLYKPFSTANKMTSDIRQKRNTLFQLVDFYTLFYFRFIKHNKYQDSSFWSSSQNSQLYHTWAGLSFEMLCLNHIDKIKHALGISGVQTLVCSWRSSNTEKGTQIDLLIDRKDETINICEMKFYKSKFEISKEYEEKLLEKLRIFTEETKTSKSLLLTLITSFGLKQNKHSDIVQKQITIDELFI, encoded by the coding sequence ATGGAACAGAGACTGATAGGAAGAGAAGCAGAACTCAAACTGCTCAATGAATATATAAACTCCGATAGATCAGAGTTTATCGCCGTCTATGGAAGACGTCGTGTAGGCAAGACTTTTCTCATCAGAAAAGCCGTAGAGGATCATTTTGCCTTCTTCATGACAGGAATGAACGGAGTTGCCAAAGGAGAACAGCTTGTCAACTTCAGCATTGCCCTGCAAAAATATACCCACTCCACCACTCTGCAGACATTCAAGAGCTGGCTGCTGGCATTCTATGCCCTGTCACAATACATAGAAACACTTCCGGAAGGCAAGAAAGTAATATTCATCGATGAATTGCCATGGATGGATACCGCCAAATCGGGATTCATACCTGCACTGGAAAACTTCTGGAACAGCTGGGCTGTACTGCGCAACGACATCAAACTCATCGTTTGCGGATCCGCCACCTCCTGGATGATCAACAACCTGATTCGCAACCGTGGTGGCTTGCACAACCGACTGACCCATCATCTGATTGTAAAACCATTCACCCTGCACGAATGCGAAGAATACTTCAAGGCTTACCACTTCGGCTACAGCCGAAAACAGATAGCAGAATGCTATATGGTCATGGGAGGAATACCTTATTATCTGTCAATGATGGATAAATCGAAAAGTCTGGCACAGAACATCGACCAGCTGTTTTTCGCAGACAATGCAGAACTGAAAGATGAGTTCAACGACTTATACAGAGCTTTGTTTAAGAAATCAGCCGACCATATCGCCGTGGTTACTGCCCTTGCTACCAAAGGAATGGGTATGACCCGACAGGAACTGGTCAAGGCATCGGGAGGAAAAGATAATGGAGCCTTCTCTACTGTACTGGAAGAATTGGAACAATGCGGATTCATCCGTCTGTATAAACCATTCAGTACAGCCAATAAGATGACTTCCGACATTCGCCAAAAGCGAAACACCTTATTCCAGTTAGTAGATTTCTATACACTCTTCTACTTCCGGTTCATCAAGCACAACAAGTATCAGGATTCCAGTTTCTGGTCATCCTCCCAGAACAGTCAGCTATACCATACTTGGGCTGGCTTGTCTTTCGAGATGCTTTGTCTAAACCATATAGACAAAATCAAGCACGCCTTGGGAATTTCGGGAGTACAGACCTTGGTTTGCTCATGGCGAAGCAGCAACACAGAAAAGGGAACTCAAATAGACTTGCTGATAGACCGGAAAGATGAAACCATCAATATCTGTGAGATGAAATTCTACAAGAGCAAATTCGAAATCAGCAAGGAATATGAGGAGAAGTTGCTGGAGAAACTGCGTATCTTCACAGAAGAGACTAAGACTTCCAAATCGCTTCTCCTCACATTGATTACTTCTTTCGGATTGAAGCAGAACAAACATAGCGACATCGTACAGAAACAGATTACGATAGATGAATTGTTTATTTAA
- a CDS encoding LytR/AlgR family response regulator transcription factor → MQKVLIIEDDHFSARRLKRLIMDIDDTIDVHGPLKSVAEVTEELAANNDYDLIFSDIRLADGDVFEAFRKVMPQSFVIFTTAYDEYAMEAIKNNGLDYLMKPIDANELCAAIGKLQLNRNAQQSAVERPLHGVLNDTRQYRERFLITKGDELCMLCADDISYINIHDNRITAFAVDGTSYPLPMSMNDLEQALDPARFFRLNRQYIANINGIRKISFYFSSKLIVRLKGCEDENIVISKEKATLFKKWLEK, encoded by the coding sequence ATGCAAAAGGTATTGATTATAGAAGACGACCATTTCAGCGCAAGACGTCTGAAAAGGCTCATTATGGATATTGACGACACGATAGACGTGCATGGACCGCTGAAAAGTGTGGCGGAGGTGACAGAGGAGCTTGCCGCCAACAACGACTATGACCTTATCTTCTCCGACATCCGACTTGCTGACGGCGACGTGTTTGAAGCGTTCCGCAAGGTGATGCCACAGTCGTTCGTGATATTCACCACGGCTTACGATGAATACGCAATGGAGGCGATTAAGAACAACGGACTCGACTATCTGATGAAGCCGATTGACGCAAACGAGCTATGTGCCGCAATCGGCAAGCTGCAGCTTAACCGCAATGCACAACAGTCTGCCGTAGAGAGACCTCTGCACGGCGTGCTTAACGACACACGCCAATACCGTGAGCGCTTCCTAATCACGAAAGGCGACGAGCTTTGCATGCTCTGCGCCGACGACATAAGCTACATCAATATACACGACAACCGAATCACGGCGTTTGCTGTCGACGGCACATCCTATCCGCTGCCCATGAGCATGAACGACCTGGAGCAGGCTTTAGACCCTGCCCGTTTCTTCCGTCTCAATCGACAGTATATCGCCAACATTAATGGCATCAGGAAAATCAGTTTTTACTTCAGTTCCAAACTCATAGTAAGATTGAAAGGATGTGAGGATGAGAATATTGTGATAAGCAAGGAGAAAGCGACATTGTTTAAGAAATGGTTGGAAAAATAA